From Sphingomonas sp. PAMC26645:
CCGTCCTTGCCGCGCAAGCCGAGACGAGCGCGTTCGCGTCGCTCTCGAAGCGCTACGTCGATGGCCTGGCGCGCCTCAATCCGTCGTCGGCGACATCGCTCGGCGATCACCGCTTCGACACGCAGATCACCGACATGTCCGCCGCAGGGCGTGCCAAGCGTGAGGCGTTCTCGAAGGCGATGCTCGCCGATCTCCAGCGGATCGACCGCAAAGCCCTGTCGCGCGAGGAGCAGGTCGACGCGGCGCTGCTCGACAATGCGCTGCGCTACGACATCTGGGATACCGAGACGCTCGGCGGCTGGGCGTGGGACCCGCAGGTCTATAACGACATCGCCGGCAGTTCGCTCTACTCGCTCGCCGCGCGGGACTTCGCGCCGTGGCCACAGCGCCTGAACGCGGCGACCGCGCGGATGGCGGCGCTCCCTGCATTGCTGGCCCAGGCACGCGCGAACATCGTGCCCGCCCGCGTACCGTCGATCTACGCGACGACCGTGGCGAAGCAGAACAGCGGCATCGTCGACATCGCCGAGAGCATGCTCGCCCCGCACAAGAGCGAATTGTCCGCAGCGGACGCCAAGCGGTTCGATGCGGCGCTCGTGACACTGAAGGCGGCGGTCGCCGAGCACCAGGTCTGGCTCGACAAGACGCTCGTGCCCGGCGCGAAGGGCGACTTTCGGCTGGGGGCAGCGCTCTACGACAAGAAGCTTGGCTTCGCGCTGCAATCCGACCTCACCCGGGCCGAGATCAAGCGCCGCGCGCAGGCTGCGATCGTCGACACGCGCGCGCAGATGTACGCGATCGCGCGCCAGATCTTCGGCGCCAAGAAGGGCGCGCTGCTGCTTCCCGACAAGCCGTCCGAAGCGCAGCAGCAGGCCGCGATTCAGCTCGCGCTCGAACTCACCTACGCCAAGCGCCCCGCCCGCGACGGCATGATCGACGCCTCGACCAAGGCGCTGGCACAGGCGACCGCCTTCGTCCGTGAGAAGGGACTGGTCGGCATGCCCGACAGCCCGGTGAAGATCATCACGATGCCCAAGTTCCAGCAGGGCGTCGCGGTCGCCTACTGCGATTCCCCCGGCCCGCTGGAGAAGAACCTCGGCACGTTCTTCGCCGTCTCGCCGATCCCCGACGACTGGACCGAGGCGCAGGCAACCTCGTTCCTCAGCGAATATAACGACTACATGATCCACGACCTCGCGGTGCACGAGGCGATGCCGGGGCATTACCTCCAGCTCGCGCACGCCAACGCGACTCAGTCGACGCTGCGCGCGGTGCTCGGTTCGGGACCGTTCGTCGAGGGCTGGGCGGTGTACGCCGAGGGCATGATGGCGGACGAGGGCTATCTGAACGGCGATCCGCTGTTCAAGCTCACCGTGCTCAAGATGCGGCTGCGCTCGATCTCGAACTCGCTGCTCGACATCGGCATCCACACCGAGGGCATGACGCGCGACCAGGCGATGCAGCTGATGACGCACACCGCGTTCCAGCAGGAGCGCGAGGCGGCGGGCAAATGGGTCCGCGCTTCGCTCGGCTCGACGCAGTTGCTGAGCTATTTCACCGGCTATTCGGAGCATATGGCACTGCGGGAAGAGGCCAAGAAGCGGCAGGGCGCGGCGTTCGATCTCAAGCGCTACAACGACTCGTTGCTCGCCCATGGTTCGCCGCCAGTGCGCTACGTCCGCGAACTGCTGTTCGACCTGCCGATCGGATGATGGCAGGCGGGTGCGCGTAAGGCATATCCCTGGTCGATCCGTTCATCGGTACGGGCGGCGAGGGGCATGTCTTGCCCGGCGCTGTACGCCGTTCGGAGGCACCGCGACCCCTATTCGATGATGCCGTATTAAGATTGCCGTCGTGATCGTCGTTGGGTTCGCCCGTCCGGGCGCAGAGCGATTGACGCGGATCGCACTACGCCGACAGCGTATGGTTTCATACAGTGGCCACGGTAACGGGCGCACGCTTTCAGATTGTCACAGCCCATGCGTCTTCCTTGCCTGTTCAGCCGCCCGTCGAACGACATGGCGATCGACCTCGGAACGGTGAACACCGTCGTCTATCTGCGCGGCCAGGGCATCGTCCTGAACGAACCGTCCGTGGTGGCGATCGAAACGCGCAATGGCGTCCAGCAGGTGCGCGCGGTGGGCGCCGAAGCGAAATTGATGATGGGCAAGACGCCCGACGGGATCGAGACCATCCGGCCGATGCGCGACGGCGTGATCGCCGACCTCGACGTCGCCGAGCAGATGATCAAGTTCTTCATCGAAAAGGCGCATGGCGGGCCCAGCCGACTGCCACGCCATCCCGAAATCGCGATCTGCATCCCGTCCGGCGCGACCCTGGTCGAGCGTCGCGCGATACGCCAGGCGGCGTCCAACGCCGGCGCGCGCAAGGTGTATCTGATCGAAGAGCCGATGGCGGCGGCGATCGGTGCCGGACTGCCGGTGACCGAGCCGGTCGGGGCGATGATCGTCGATATCGGCGGTGGCACGACCGAAGTGGCGGTGCTGTCGCTGCGAGGGCTTGCCTACAGCACGTCGGCGCGGGTCGGCGGCGACAAGATGGACGAAGCCATCAGTTCGATGATTCGTCGCAAGCACAATCTGATGATCGGCGAAGCTACCGCCGAGCGTGTGAAGCTGGCGGTCGGCATGGCGCGCATGCCGGAGGATGGAATTGGCGAGGTCATGCGCGTCAAGGGACGTGACCTGCGTGCAGGGGTGCCACGCGAAATCGAGGTGACGCAGGCGGATATCGCGGCGTCGCTGGCGGATCTGATCGGCCAGATCGTCGAAACCGTGCTGACCGCGCTGGAGAAGACCGAACCCGAACTGGCCGCCGATATCTGCGATCAGGGCATCGTCATGACGGGCGGCGGATCGCTGCTCGCGCGGATCGACGAAGTGTTGTCGGACGCGACGGGGCTGCCCGTCACGGTCGCCGAGAACGCGCTGACCTGCGTCGCGATCGGTGCGGGCCGCGCGATGGAAGAGCCTGTCTATCAGGGCGTGATGACGGAAATCTGAGTTGGCGGAACGCCGGGACCCCCCGGTTTTAGCAACGTCCACATGCACTGCACGTCGCGAAGCTCTCAAACCCGACATCGGTTTTCAAGCGCTTGGCTCGATGACGGACAGAGGGGTTGGTGGGCCCGGCAGGAATCGAACCCGCAACCTAGCCGTTATGAGCGGCCAGCTCTAACCGTTGAGCTACAGGCCCCACCGGCGCCTGCGTTAGCGCAAGCGATCCGCCCGCAAAAGGGCGCACAAGCAAAACGGCAAAGAAAAAGGGCGCTCCCGAAGGAACGCCCTTTCCGACACTAATACTCTATCGAGCGCGAACGCCCGACAGGGTCTTAGTTCATGTTGTCGGTCTTCTCGTCGGCAGCGTCACGGACGTTGTCGGCAGCTGCGTTCATGTTGTCAGCAGCGTTCTCGAGCACGTCGGTAGCGACTGCGTTCGAGGTGTTGTCCGCCATGGCGTCCATGTTGTCAGCCTGCATTTCCATGTTGTCAGCCAGCATGTCCGCGTTGTTCTCAACTGCGGCGGCTTCTGGCGACTTGCTGCAGGCTGCGACGGACATCAGGCCGGCGGCAGCAGCGATCAGAACGATCTTCTTCATTCGAATGCTCCCAAGCATAGTTTCACTCGCGGCCGACCCGATTGCCGTCGCGAAGTCACGTCAAATAGCGGCCCCCGGCGGGCGGTCAATCCGCTAAATTCATCTGTCCGCAAGGTTTGCGGCAGAACGATGACAGATTGGTTCATGCAATTCGTCACTTCTGGGGCACAATTGACCCGATTTCCTCGGGCGCATTGGCCACTGTCGCGATCACCGTGGTCCAGGCCGCGACGTTCTGGCGGAGCTGTTCGGGGTCGATCAGATCCAGCGTGTCCTCGGGCGTATGATGGTAGTCGAAGTAGCGCAGGCCCGACTGGTTGAGGTCGATTCCGGGGACCCCCGTGGCGATCACCGGGCCGACATCGGTGCCGCCGTGCGGGGCATCGGCACCGCGGATGATCCCGAGCGGGGCGAGCGCGACCGCCAGGCGATCCTCGATGGGCTTGGCAGCGTCGGGCAGGCTGCTCTCGAACCGCCAGACGCGATCGGCACCGAAATCCGATTCGGCAGCGGTCGCATGGCGCTCGCCGGCGTGCGCCTTGGCGTAGGCGGCTCCGCCGAAGCCGCCGCTCTCCTCGTCGCCGAACCAGACGACGCGGATCGTGCGGCGAGGGCGTTGGCCGCCGTCCATGACGATCTTGGCGGCCGCCGCGGTGATCGCGATGCCCGCCCCGTCGTCGATCGCGCCGGTGCCGAGGTCCCAGCTGTCGAGATGGCCACCGACCAACACGATCCCGGCTTTGGGATCGGTGCCGGGGACTTCGGCGACGACGTTGCCCGATTCGCGCATGCCGACCTGCTTGTCTTCGAGCACCAGCTTCAGCGTCACCGGCTTGCCGAGCTTCACCAGCCGCTCGACATGCTCGGCGTCCGCGACCGACAGCGCTGCCGCCGGGATCGGCGTCACGCCCGCGTCGAAATTGGTGTTGCCCGCGTGCGGCCCGCGGCCGTGATCGGTGCCGATCGACCGGATCACGATCGCCGCGGCCCCCTTCTTGGCGGCGACGTTCGGTCCGACGAAGCGCGCGGTGCCCTGCGATCCATAGCTCGACCCGTCCTGGGTCGGCTGCATCGCGTTCGACACGAAGACGATCTTGCCCCTCAGGCTGCCGTCGGCGGCGAGCGCGAGATCGTTGTACGTCGGGAAATACACGATCGGCAGGGTCAGCCCGCCCGGCGTCGTCGCGCCCGAATTGCCGAGGCCGACCAGATGCAGCTTCTGCGCATAGGGGGCGACCAGCTCACCACTCTCCGTGCCACGCGACCAGACGGGCAGCTGGTATGGCTCGATCCGCACGTTCTTGAAACCCAGCGCCTTCAGCTTGGCAACCGACCAGGCGCGCGCCCGCGGTGCCGCCTCGGTGCCGGTCATCCGCGGGCCGACCTCGGTGGTGATCCCCTCGACGATCTTGTAGGCGGTATCGTCGGTGAGTGCCTTGTCACGCAGCGCGGCGACCTTCGCGTCGACCGCGGTTGCCGGGGCAGCGGTGCGCTGCGCGGCAAGAGGAACGGCGGTGATTGCGGCACAGGCCGCCAGAAATGGTGCGATACGCGTCATCAGCAATTCCCCTTGGTGTCGGCCTCCTCCGTTAGGTCCCAGCTCGCGCGTTGCCAACCTTCGCGGCTGCCCTTACATGCGCAGATCAATCCCTCCCTCACGAACACCCGAACGGAGACCCCCGTGGCCGGCCAATACGCCTATGTCATGAAGGACATGACGAAGACCTTCCCCGGCGCGCCCAAGCCGGTGCTGTCGAACATCAATCTGCAATTCTATCATGGCGCCAAGATCGGCATCGTAGGCCCCAACGGCGCGGGCAAGTCGACGCTGATCAAGATCATGGCCGGCATCGACAAGGACTATACCGGCGAGGCCTGGCCGGGCGAGAACGTTACCGTCGGCTATCTGGAGCAGGAGCCGCAGCTCGACGCCACCAAGACCGTGCTGGAGAACGTCAAGGACGGCGCGCGCGGTGTCGCGGACATGGTGGATCGCTTCAACGCGATCTCCGCCGAGATGGGCGATCCCCAGGACGACACCGACTTCGACGCGCTGCTGGAGGAGATGGGGACGCTTCAGGAGCAGATCGACGCGATCGACGGCTGGACGCTCGACAACCAGCTCGAGGTCGCGATGGAGGCGCTGCGTTGCCCGCCGGGCGACTGGCCGGTCGACAAGCTGTCGGGTGGTGAGAAGCGCCGCGTCGCGCTGACCCGCCTGCTGATCCAGAAGCCGGGTATCCTTCTGCTTGACGAGCCCACCAACCATCTCGATGCGGAGAGCGTCCAGTGGCTGGAGAATCATCTGAAGGATTATGCGGGCGCGGTGCTGATGATCACCCATGACCGCTATTTCCTCGACAACGTCGTTGGCTGGGTGCTCGAACTCGATCGCGGCAAGTATTTCCCGTATGAGGGCAATTACTCGACGTATCTCGAGAAGAAGGCCAAGCGCCTTGAGCAGGAGGATCGTGAGGAATCCGGTCGTCAGACCGCGATCAAGAACGAGCTCGAATGGATTCGTCAGGGTGCCAAGGCGCGCCAGACCAAGTCCAAGGCGCGTATCGCCAACTTCGAACGCCTCGTCTCCGCACAGGAGAACCGCTCGCCGGGCAAGGCGCAGATCGTCATCCAGGTGCCCGAGCGTCTCGGCGGCAAGGTCATCGAGCTCGAGAACGTCTCCAAGGCTTACGGCGACAAGCTGCTGTTCGAGAACCTCTCGTTCACGCTGCCCGCGGGCGGTATCGTTGGCGTCATCGGTCCCAACGGCGCCGGCAAGTCGACGCTGTTCAAGCTGATCACTGGGCAGGAGACGCCGGACAGCGGCACGATCGACAAGGGTTCGACCGTGCGGTTGGGCTATGTCGACCAGAGCCGCGATCATCTCGACGACAAGAAGAACGTCTGGGAGGAGATTTCCGACGGCCTCGACTCGATGAAGGTCAACGGGTTCGACCAGTCGACGCGCGCCTATGTCGGGGCGTTCAACTTCAAGGGCCAGGACCAGCAGAAGAACGTCGGCAAGCTGTCGGGGGGTGAGCGCAACCGCGTCAACATCGCCAAGATGTTGAAGCGCGGCGGCAACGTGCTGCTGCTCGACGAGCCCACCAACGATCTCGATGTCGAGACCTTGGGCGCGCTCGAGGAAGCGATCGAGAATTTCGCAGGGTGCGCGGTGGTGATCAGCCACGATCGCTTCTTCCTGGATCGTCTCGCCACGCACATCCTGGCGTTCGAGGGCAACAGCCATGTCGAATGGTTCGAGGGCAATTTCGAATCCTACGAAGAGGACAAGCGCCGCCGTCTGGGCGATGCGGCGGATCGTCCTACCGCGCTGTCCTATAAGAAGCTGACGCGCTGACCCAATGTTGCGGGGGCTCGACGAGGAACTGGTCGCTCACAAATACGCGCATGTCGAGCGCGAGCGCCGGTTTCTCGTCGACCCTGCGCGTCGGCCCGATCTGGCCGACGCGCCGTATATCCTGATCGAGGACCGGTACATCGAGGGTACGCGGCTGAGGCTGCGCGCCATGACCGATAGCGGCTCGGGGCGCGTGGTCCTTAAGATCGGCAAGAAATACGACGTTGCCGACGTGCTGAGCAGGCCGACGGTCACGACGTATCTCGATCGGGACGAGTATGACCGGCTGGCGCAATTGCCGGCCCGATCGTTGAGGAAACGCCGGTATCCGGTGGGCGCGGACTTCGGCATCGACCTGTTCGAAGGAGCGCTCGCCGGGCTCGAACTCGCCGAGATCGAGCAGGACGACGCGGCCGCGTTGACGTCGACCGTCAGCCCCGAATGGGCAATCGCGGAGGTCACGCATGATCCGCGATTTCAGGGTGGGCGATTGAGCCGGCTGGATGCGGCAGGCGTGACGAGACTTATTGCCAGTAACATCGAGTGAGTATGACGGTTATCGAACAATCTCCCGGCGGCGATCGGCCACCCGGCGCAGGCGAACTGGAATATCGTCTTCGGCAGCAGTCGATCCTTGCCGATTTCGGGATCGAGGCGCTGCGGGCGCGGGATCTGCAGCCGATGTTGCAGCGCGCGACCGAGTTGTGCGGCGAGGGGATGCGGTCGCAATACTGCAAGTTCCTTGAATACCGTCCTGAACAGAACACGTTGTTGGTCCGCGCCGGGATCGGCTGGGCGCCGGGGGTGGTCGGGTCGACCGAGATGCGGACCGATCTCGGCTCGCCCGCAGGGTTCGCACTGGAGACCGGGCTGCCGGTGATCTCGAACCACCTTGAGAACGAGCAGCGTTTCCGGACGCCGGAGTTCATGGCGCAGCACAATATCCGCCGCGCGATCAATGTGCTGGTCGAGACCTCGGGCAAGCGCTTCGGCGTGCTCGAGGTCGACAGCCCCGACGAGGGCAAGTTCGAGCCCGCCGACTTCGCGTTCATGCAGGGGTTTGCGAACCTCATCGGCGTGGCGATCGAGCGGCAGCAGGCGGAGCAGCGGCTGAGCGAGGCGATGGAGCATCAGGAATTGCTGACGCGCGAAGCCAGCCACCGGGTGAAGAACAGTCTCGCTTTGGTGTCGGCGATGCTCAACCTCCAGATGCAGGAGGACGACGATCCGCGGATCCGGCGGCTGCTGGGCGACGCGCAGGCGCGGATCACCGCGATCGCGCAGACGCACGACCAGCTCTGGCGTGGCGATCAGGTGGGGATCGTCGCGCTTAACGATCTGGTCTGCGGGATCGCGACGGGGCTTGGCGAGCAATCGCTCACCCACCGGATAGACTGTGATATCGAGGCGATCCTGATCAGTGCGGACGTGGCGATCCCGATGGGATTGCTGGTCACCGAGCTGGTCACCAACGCGATCAAATATGCCTATGGCGACGACGGCGGCGTGATCCTGGTCACGGTGCGGAGCGCGGACGGGCGGATCGTGCTGACGGTGTCGGACGAGGGCGGCGGGTTGCCGGTGGACTTCGATTTGAAGACGGCATCGCGGAAAAGCCTCGGCATGCGGATGATCGGCAGCCTCGCGCGGCAGTTGCGCGGAACGGTGATGATCGAGAACGCCCCGGTAGGGACGTGCGCAACGCTCGACGTGCCCGATCCGCGGGTGGAGGTCGCAGGCTAACCACTGTTCTCCTGCGAACGCAGGAGTCCAGGGTTACGCGCGTATCGGGTGGTATCCTGGGCTCCTGCTTTCGCAGGAGAACGGCAGTTAAGCGGCGACCGCCTCGGCTTTAGTCGCCATCCACGCTTCGGCTTTCGCCAGGGCGGGGGCGTCGTCGACGTCGATCCAGTCGATGTCGCTGCAATCCACGATCCGGGCGAGGCCTTGTGCGGCCAGCAGGCGGACGCCTTCGGTGAGCGAGGGGCTCGCCAAGGTGGCCAGCGCGTCCGACAGCGCAGGGCCGATCGCGAAGACGCCGGTGTCGTAGCAGTCGTGCGGTTCGAGGCCCTTGCCGATCGCGACGATGCGGTCGCCCTCGGTGGCGACGCAGGTGACGTCCTCGGGGTCGACCCAGTCATGGCCAAGGCGCCGGTCGATGCCGAGCCGCAAGCCGCCGCCAGCGCCGGCCTCCGCCATGCGCGCGTAAAGTTCGGGGCTGACGAGGTGGTCGCACATCGCGAGAATCGCTTCGTCACCGGCTAGCGCATCGCGCGCTGCCAGTACCGAAACGCCGTTAGGTTCGCGGTGATCCGCGAGAACCGTCTCGACTGCCAGCGGCCAGCGCCGGCTCGCCAGATAGGCTTCGATCGCCTCGCGCCCATAGCTCACCGTCACGATCGCGCGCGCAAAGCCGGCCTCGGCTAGCCCCTCAAGCGCGTGAGCGATCAACGGCCGCCCCGCGACCGCGCAGAGCGGCTTGTACGGGGCGGAGGTGCGAAGGCGGCTGCCTTCCCCGGCGGCGAGGATGATCGCCGTTTGAATCCGGGGCGTATCGATCATGTCAGGCGGCCTTGATGAACCGCTCGACTTCGATCTGCGCGAGATCGTCGGTCATCTGCGTGCGCGGGTGCTTGCAGAAATAGGCCGATGCAGGGTCGATCACGCCGGCGATGCCGCGATCCTTGGCGATCTTGGCGCAACGGATCATGTCGATCGCGACACCCGCCGAATTGGGGCTGTCCTCGACCGAGAGGCGCAGCTCGATGTTCATCGGCACGCCGCCGAACAGCTGGCCTTCCATGCGCAGGAAGCAGACCTTGTTGTCGTTCTGCCAAGGCACATAGTCCGACGGACCGATATGGACGTTGTCGTCGTCCATGCGCTCGGCCGCAACAGACTGGACCGCTTCGGTCTTCGAGATCTTCTTCGACTCGAGACGGCGATGGTTCGACATGTTGAGGAAGTCGGTGTTGCCGCCGGTGTTGAGCTGGTAGGTGCGATCCAGCTTCACGCCGCGCTTGGCGAACAGGTCGGTCAGCACGCGGTGGACGATCGTCGCGCCGAGCTGAGCCTTGATGTCGTCGCCGATGATCGCGACGCCGGCGTCTTCGAACTTCTTCGCCCAGACCGGGTTCGATGCGATGAAGACGGGGATGTTGTTGACGAACGCAACGCCGGCTTCGATCGCGCACTCGGCGTAGAATTCGGTCGCTTCCTGTGAACCGACCGGCAGGTAGTTCATCAGCACGTCGGCGCCCGACGCCTTCAGCTCGGCGATGACCTCTTCACGGGTCGGCTCGGCGGCGTCGGAGACGAGGAACGTGCGGTCGTCCTTGAAATCGGCCATGTGGTCGGCGACGCCGTCCAGCTTCTTGCCCATCTTCACGATCGTGCCGGTGTTGCCGACATTGGGTGCGAACACCGCGGTGCAGTTCGGCTTGGCGAAGATCGCCTCGGCGACGTCCTTGCCGACCTTGCGGCGATCGACGTCCCAGGCCGCGACGACCTTGATGTCGCTCGGCTTGTAGCCGCCCATGTCGAAATGCATCAGGCCAACCTGGTCGTTTGCCCCCTCGCGATAATGCTCGAGGCCCTGGACGAGCGAGCTCGCGCAGTTGCCGATGCCGACCACGGCGATCCGAATGCTATTCATTACTGACCCTGTTCCTTACGAAAGATGCATGCGCGACGCGGTCTTTGGTCGCGTTGCGGAAGTATTACGAACGAAAGCCCGCTCGACACGACGGTGCCAGACGAGTCCGACGATGGCCACGAGAGTCAAAGGGACGATCTCGAACCACCAGAAGATGCGTGGGTTGCCCGCGAAGCAGGCGACGAAGATCGCCCATACCCGGACATTCGCGGTAAGCAAGGCCATGAAGCGCAACGGCGCGACGGCGCGGGCACCGTACAGGGCCCCGAGCGCGACCGGATCCGCCGACTGACAGAGCGTGCGCTCGAACGGCATAGCGATCCGGTCGATGCTGCTAGCTACGCCGTCGTAGAAGCGGACGAGCGCGTTGCCGGTCGGAACGGGCAGCGCTTCGAGCGCCACGCCCTTGATGCGACGATGGAAGCGCGAGCGCTCGCCTTCGTACATGTTCGACTGAACGGCATGCGCGCCACCAGCCGCGACGGCGAGGACCCAGGCCTCGGGCGTGTCGATCGTCAGCGCGAGCGAGATGTAGATCAGCGCGAAGACGCCGTGATCGCACAATCCGTCGAGCATCCTGCCGAGCGGGCTCGCGGTCTTGGTCGCGCGGGCAACCATGCCGTCGAGTCCGTCGGCGATCAACCAGCCCATCGACAGCACCAGGCCGACCAGCGCGAGCGCCCAGTTTCCCCACTGCGTGTAGGCGAGCGCCGCTGCTCCGCCGAGGCAAAGCCCCGCCACCGACACCGAATTGGCCGAAATTCCACGCGCCAACGCAAGCGGCAAAAGCGCACGGCCTGCCGGGTGAATCAGCCAAAGATTAGATGGGATCTCGATCCGGCGATCGCGCGATCCATCCGGTGGAGCCACTGTCATAGGATTTTCATAATGCGCCGGATGGGCGATTTATGCAAGGTGGCGCGGCTGACCTTACGGAACGCTTGACCGCAATTCCTTGATCCAGATCGTCGCGGTTCCATCCGACGGCGCGCGCCAGTCGCCACGCGGCGATAGCGCACCGCCTGCTGAGACCTTCGGTCCATTGGGCATCGCCGACCGCTTGAACTGGCTGGTCGTGAAGAACCGGAAGAGGAATTTCTCCAGCCAGTAGCGGATCGTCGGCAGGTCATAGGCGACGCGCGCGTCCGCGGGCAGGTCTTCCGGCCATGCGCCGACGCTCGCATCGCGCCATGCGTGCCAGGCGAGAAACGCGATCTTCGATGGCGCGAGCCCATAGCGGATCACGTAATGCGCGAAGAAATCGTTTAGCGCGTACGGCCCGATCATCGACTCGGTGCTCTGCAATGCGCCATCCGCGCCCGCCGGAACGAGCTCGGGCGAAATCTCCTGCGCGAGGATCGTCGACAGGATCGCGTCGGTCGCCGCGTCATACTGGTCGGTGCGGATACACCAGCGGATCAGGAACTGGATCAGTGTTTTGGGCACGCCGCTGTTCACGGCATAGTGGCTCATCTGGTCGCCGACCCCGTAGGTGCACCAGCCGAGCGCCATCTCGCTGAGGTCGCCCGTGCCGAGCACGATCCCGCGCCGCTGGTTGGCGAGGCGGAAGAGGTAATCGGTGCGAAGCCCTGCCTGCACGTTCTCGAAGGTGATGTCGTAGACGGGTTCGCCTTCGCTGAACGGGTGGCCGATGTCCTTCAGCATGCGCGTGGCGGCGGGGCGGATGTCGATCTCCTCGGCGGTGATGCCGAGCGCGCGCATCAGCGCCCAGGCGTTCGCCTTGGTCCCTTCGCCGGTCGCGAAGCCGGGCATGGTGAAGCCGAGGATCGCGCTACGGGGGCGGCCAAGGCGGTCCATTGCCTTCGCCGCGACGATCAGCGCGTGGGTCGAGTCGAGCCCGCCGGACACACCGATCACGATCGTCTCGGCATTCGCGGAGACGAGCCGCTTCGAGAGCGCCTCCACCTGGATGTTGAACGCCTCGTAGCAATCGTCGTCGCGCCGCGCCGGATCGTTCGGGACGAACGGGAAGCGGCGGATGGCGCGTTCGAGACCGCCGTCGGCCAGCAC
This genomic window contains:
- a CDS encoding DUF885 domain-containing protein, which encodes MRNFRLLLNAAMLALPVSSIPAPVLAAQAETSAFASLSKRYVDGLARLNPSSATSLGDHRFDTQITDMSAAGRAKREAFSKAMLADLQRIDRKALSREEQVDAALLDNALRYDIWDTETLGGWAWDPQVYNDIAGSSLYSLAARDFAPWPQRLNAATARMAALPALLAQARANIVPARVPSIYATTVAKQNSGIVDIAESMLAPHKSELSAADAKRFDAALVTLKAAVAEHQVWLDKTLVPGAKGDFRLGAALYDKKLGFALQSDLTRAEIKRRAQAAIVDTRAQMYAIARQIFGAKKGALLLPDKPSEAQQQAAIQLALELTYAKRPARDGMIDASTKALAQATAFVREKGLVGMPDSPVKIITMPKFQQGVAVAYCDSPGPLEKNLGTFFAVSPIPDDWTEAQATSFLSEYNDYMIHDLAVHEAMPGHYLQLAHANATQSTLRAVLGSGPFVEGWAVYAEGMMADEGYLNGDPLFKLTVLKMRLRSISNSLLDIGIHTEGMTRDQAMQLMTHTAFQQEREAAGKWVRASLGSTQLLSYFTGYSEHMALREEAKKRQGAAFDLKRYNDSLLAHGSPPVRYVRELLFDLPIG
- a CDS encoding rod shape-determining protein: MRLPCLFSRPSNDMAIDLGTVNTVVYLRGQGIVLNEPSVVAIETRNGVQQVRAVGAEAKLMMGKTPDGIETIRPMRDGVIADLDVAEQMIKFFIEKAHGGPSRLPRHPEIAICIPSGATLVERRAIRQAASNAGARKVYLIEEPMAAAIGAGLPVTEPVGAMIVDIGGGTTEVAVLSLRGLAYSTSARVGGDKMDEAISSMIRRKHNLMIGEATAERVKLAVGMARMPEDGIGEVMRVKGRDLRAGVPREIEVTQADIAASLADLIGQIVETVLTALEKTEPELAADICDQGIVMTGGGSLLARIDEVLSDATGLPVTVAENALTCVAIGAGRAMEEPVYQGVMTEI
- a CDS encoding M20/M25/M40 family metallo-hydrolase → MTRIAPFLAACAAITAVPLAAQRTAAPATAVDAKVAALRDKALTDDTAYKIVEGITTEVGPRMTGTEAAPRARAWSVAKLKALGFKNVRIEPYQLPVWSRGTESGELVAPYAQKLHLVGLGNSGATTPGGLTLPIVYFPTYNDLALAADGSLRGKIVFVSNAMQPTQDGSSYGSQGTARFVGPNVAAKKGAAAIVIRSIGTDHGRGPHAGNTNFDAGVTPIPAAALSVADAEHVERLVKLGKPVTLKLVLEDKQVGMRESGNVVAEVPGTDPKAGIVLVGGHLDSWDLGTGAIDDGAGIAITAAAAKIVMDGGQRPRRTIRVVWFGDEESGGFGGAAYAKAHAGERHATAAESDFGADRVWRFESSLPDAAKPIEDRLAVALAPLGIIRGADAPHGGTDVGPVIATGVPGIDLNQSGLRYFDYHHTPEDTLDLIDPEQLRQNVAAWTTVIATVANAPEEIGSIVPQK
- the ettA gene encoding energy-dependent translational throttle protein EttA, translated to MAGQYAYVMKDMTKTFPGAPKPVLSNINLQFYHGAKIGIVGPNGAGKSTLIKIMAGIDKDYTGEAWPGENVTVGYLEQEPQLDATKTVLENVKDGARGVADMVDRFNAISAEMGDPQDDTDFDALLEEMGTLQEQIDAIDGWTLDNQLEVAMEALRCPPGDWPVDKLSGGEKRRVALTRLLIQKPGILLLDEPTNHLDAESVQWLENHLKDYAGAVLMITHDRYFLDNVVGWVLELDRGKYFPYEGNYSTYLEKKAKRLEQEDREESGRQTAIKNELEWIRQGAKARQTKSKARIANFERLVSAQENRSPGKAQIVIQVPERLGGKVIELENVSKAYGDKLLFENLSFTLPAGGIVGVIGPNGAGKSTLFKLITGQETPDSGTIDKGSTVRLGYVDQSRDHLDDKKNVWEEISDGLDSMKVNGFDQSTRAYVGAFNFKGQDQQKNVGKLSGGERNRVNIAKMLKRGGNVLLLDEPTNDLDVETLGALEEAIENFAGCAVVISHDRFFLDRLATHILAFEGNSHVEWFEGNFESYEEDKRRRLGDAADRPTALSYKKLTR
- a CDS encoding histidine kinase dimerization/phosphoacceptor domain -containing protein codes for the protein MTVIEQSPGGDRPPGAGELEYRLRQQSILADFGIEALRARDLQPMLQRATELCGEGMRSQYCKFLEYRPEQNTLLVRAGIGWAPGVVGSTEMRTDLGSPAGFALETGLPVISNHLENEQRFRTPEFMAQHNIRRAINVLVETSGKRFGVLEVDSPDEGKFEPADFAFMQGFANLIGVAIERQQAEQRLSEAMEHQELLTREASHRVKNSLALVSAMLNLQMQEDDDPRIRRLLGDAQARITAIAQTHDQLWRGDQVGIVALNDLVCGIATGLGEQSLTHRIDCDIEAILISADVAIPMGLLVTELVTNAIKYAYGDDGGVILVTVRSADGRIVLTVSDEGGGLPVDFDLKTASRKSLGMRMIGSLARQLRGTVMIENAPVGTCATLDVPDPRVEVAG
- a CDS encoding NTP transferase domain-containing protein; translation: MIDTPRIQTAIILAAGEGSRLRTSAPYKPLCAVAGRPLIAHALEGLAEAGFARAIVTVSYGREAIEAYLASRRWPLAVETVLADHREPNGVSVLAARDALAGDEAILAMCDHLVSPELYARMAEAGAGGGLRLGIDRRLGHDWVDPEDVTCVATEGDRIVAIGKGLEPHDCYDTGVFAIGPALSDALATLASPSLTEGVRLLAAQGLARIVDCSDIDWIDVDDAPALAKAEAWMATKAEAVAA
- a CDS encoding inositol-3-phosphate synthase — encoded protein: MNSIRIAVVGIGNCASSLVQGLEHYREGANDQVGLMHFDMGGYKPSDIKVVAAWDVDRRKVGKDVAEAIFAKPNCTAVFAPNVGNTGTIVKMGKKLDGVADHMADFKDDRTFLVSDAAEPTREEVIAELKASGADVLMNYLPVGSQEATEFYAECAIEAGVAFVNNIPVFIASNPVWAKKFEDAGVAIIGDDIKAQLGATIVHRVLTDLFAKRGVKLDRTYQLNTGGNTDFLNMSNHRRLESKKISKTEAVQSVAAERMDDDNVHIGPSDYVPWQNDNKVCFLRMEGQLFGGVPMNIELRLSVEDSPNSAGVAIDMIRCAKIAKDRGIAGVIDPASAYFCKHPRTQMTDDLAQIEVERFIKAA